A portion of the Salarias fasciatus chromosome 15, fSalaFa1.1, whole genome shotgun sequence genome contains these proteins:
- the LOC115402143 gene encoding protein LEG1 homolog, whose amino-acid sequence MLRPAVLGLLLTCAATLCSSAVVPEQTVSLLFAQTAGDLNEFPKQGETVVVNPWHYLHRMSMNRLMIASTAPFMGSMGPNPSDGCMWGLPMQLSWLLNSGRLADPTGQTTCGVETENRMCISPNSWWACQNYFVSVIPFLCAAEQGMLGAGVTIQMENPDGFGDYCSTYADCSAKYPEVVAKWDAFYQGLKASVDSTLPDNEKKDALLGLFWDGQMTSMRTAAVCKDKQSSYYPVETSFANNWMISAEYVAGARFHFNLENAVMFAAPMPTRLLKEGDNPPDIADLTPEENHTLTTFSWINRIDKALLGKLVDLWHRAMCSVSTREKGRDMMVQLMLNPAYATDNFVSIITEMIINC is encoded by the exons ATGCTGCGACCGGCAGTCCTCGGCCTTCTCCTGACATGTGCAGCcaccctctgcagctctgctgtggtCCCAGAGCAAACCGTCTCACTCCTTTTCGCACAAACAGCTGGCGATTTGAATGAATTTCCAAAGCAGGGTGAAACGGTGGTTGTGAACCCGTGGCATTATCTTCACCGCATGAGCATGAACCGTCTGATGATAGCCTCTACAGCTCCCTTCATGGGAAGCATGGGACCAAATCCATCCGACGGTTGCATGTGGGGATTGCCAATGCAGCTTTCATGGCTACTGAATTCAG GACGTCTGGCTGATCCAACTGGTCAAACCACTTGTGGGGTAGAAACAGAGAACCGCATGTGCATTTCTCCTAACAGCTGGTGGGCCT GCCAGAACTACTTTGTCTCTGTAATTCCATTTCTGTGTGCCGCAGAgcagggcatgctgggagcagGAGTGACG ATTCAGATGGAGAATCCCGATGGTTTTGGGGACTACTGTAGTACCTATGCTGACTGCTCAGCTAAGTACCCTGAGGTTGTAGCTAAGTGGGATGCCTTCTATCAG GGTCTCAAGGCTTCGGTTGACTCTACCCTTCCTGACAACGAGAAGAAAGACGCACTCCTTGGTCTCTTCTGGGACGGCCAAATGACCTCAATGCGTACTGCTGCAGTGTGCAAAGACAA GCAGAGCTCGTACTACCCTGTGGAGACTTCTTTCGCCAACAACTGGATGATTTCAGCTGAGTATGTAGCCGGAGCGCGTTTCCATTTCAACCTGGAAAATGCCGTCATGTTTGCTGCTCCCATGCCAACTCGACTgctaaag GAGGGCGATAATCCACCTGATATTGCTGATCTTActccagaggagaaccacacACTAACTACCTTCTCCTGGATCAATCGCATCGACAAAGCACTTC TTGGGAAGCTGGTGGATTTGTGGCACCGTGCCATGTGCTCCGTGAGCACCAGAGAGAAGGGCAGAGACATGATGGTGCAGCTCATGCTGAACCCTGCATACGCCACAGATAATTTTGTGTCCATCATCACTGAGATGATAATAAACTGCTGA
- the LOC115402103 gene encoding protein LEG1 homolog, which yields MLRPAVLGLLLACAATLCSSAVVPEQTVSLLFAQTAGDLNEFPKQGETVVVNPWHYLHRMSMNRLMIASTAPFMGSMGPNPSDGCMWGLPMQLSWLLNSGRLADPTGQTTCGVETEDRMCISPNSWWACQNYFVSAIPFLCAAEQGMLGAGVMVQMENPDGFEEYCTTYADCSAKYPEVVAKWDAFYQGLKASVDSTLPDNEKKDALLGLFWDGQMTSMRTAAVCKAKQSSYSPVETSFANNWMVSAEYVAGARFHFNLDNAVMFAAPMPTRLLKEGDNPPDIADLTTEENHTLTTFSWINSINNALGGTLVNLWHRAMCSVSTREKGRDMMSQLMLNPAFATNTFVSIITEMVINC from the exons ATGCTGCGACCGGCAGTCCTCGGCCTTCTCCTGGCATGTGCAGCcaccctctgcagctctgctgtggtCCCAGAGCAAACCGTCTCACTCCTTTTCGCACAAACAGCCGGCGATTTGAATGAATTTCCAAAGCAGGGTGAAACGGTGGTTGTGAACCCGTGGCATTACCTTCACCGCATGAGCATGAACCGTCTGATGATAGCCTCTACAGCTCCCTTCATGGGAAGCATGGGACCAAATCCATCCGACGGTTGCATGTGGGGATTGCCAATGCAGCTTTCATGGCTACTGAATTCAG GACGTCTGGCTGATCCAACTGGTCAAACCACTTGTGGGGTAGAAACAGAGGACCGCATGTGCATTTCTCCTAACAGCTGGTGGGCCT GCCAGAACTACTTTGTCTCTGCAATTCCATTTCTGTGTGCCGCAGAgcagggcatgctgggagcagGAGTGATG GTTCAGATGGAGAATCCCGATGGTTTTGAGGAGTACTGTACTACCTATGCTGACTGCTCAGCTAAGTACCCTGAGGTTGTAGCTAAGTGGGATGCCTTCTATCAG GGTCTCAAGGCTTCGGTTGACTCGACCCTTCCTGACAACGAGAAGAAAGACGCACTCCTTGGTCTCTTCTGGGACGGCCAAATGACCTCAATGCGTACTGCTGCAGTGTGCAAAGCCAA GCAGAGCTCGTACTCCCCTGTGGAGACTTCTTTCGCCAACAACTGGATGGTTTCAGCTGAGTATGTAGCCGGAGCGCGTTTCCATTTCAACCTGGATAATGCCGTCATGTTTGCTGCTCCCATGCCAACTCGACttttaaag GAGGGCGATAATCCACCTGATATTGCTGATCTTACTACAGAGGAGAACCACACACTAACTACCTTCTCCTGGATCAATAGCATCAACAATGCACTTG GTGGGACGCTGGTGAATTTATGGCACCGTGCCATGTGCTCCGTGAGCACCAGAGAGAAGGGCAGAGACATGATGTCGCAGCTCATGCTGAACCCTGCATTCGCCACAAACACTTTTGTGTCCATCATCACTGAGATGGTAATAAACTGCTGA